A window of the Thalassospira sp. TSL5-1 genome harbors these coding sequences:
- a CDS encoding cryptochrome/photolyase family protein: MGTLRVILGDQLSETISCLAGCDQSRDVILMCEVWDEATYVAHHKKKITFLFSAMRHFAADLRKAGYRVDYIKLDDAENSGSFKGEVKRAIARHNPDRIILTHPGEYRVLQDAKSWQKAFGLPVEIRADDRFLCSLDDFRDWAKDRKQLRMEYFYREMRKKHGILLENGNPVGGQWNFDAENRKPPREGLDIPAPHHSRPDDITRDVIDLVEKRFAHHFGDVKPFHFAVTRQQALNALDQFIDQRLSQFGDYQDAMIQDQPWMFHSHLAFYLNCGLLMPLECLRAAENAYYRGDAPLNAVEGFIRQILGWREYVRGVYWLKMPGYADENFFEATAPLPEFYWSANTKMNCLRQCVLETRQNAYAHHIQRLMVLGNFALLAGVSPAAVNEWFLIVYADAYEWVEMPNVSGMILFADGGFLASKPYAAGGGYISKMSNYCENCSYQVSKKNGPKACPFNYLYWDFLARNRAKLADNPRVGMMYKTYDRMGQDKKQAITDDANRFLKSLS; encoded by the coding sequence ATGGGAACTTTGCGCGTCATTCTGGGCGACCAGCTTTCGGAAACCATCAGTTGCCTTGCGGGATGTGATCAATCCCGCGATGTGATTTTGATGTGCGAAGTGTGGGATGAAGCCACCTATGTCGCCCATCATAAAAAGAAAATCACCTTTCTGTTTTCCGCCATGCGCCATTTTGCAGCTGACTTGCGCAAGGCGGGCTATCGCGTTGATTACATCAAACTTGATGACGCTGAAAATAGCGGCTCCTTTAAGGGCGAGGTCAAACGCGCCATTGCCCGGCACAATCCCGATCGCATCATCCTGACCCATCCCGGTGAATATCGCGTGTTGCAGGATGCGAAAAGCTGGCAAAAAGCCTTTGGCCTGCCGGTTGAGATTCGCGCGGATGACCGGTTCCTGTGCAGTCTGGATGACTTTCGCGACTGGGCGAAGGATCGCAAGCAATTGCGCATGGAATATTTCTATCGCGAGATGCGCAAAAAACACGGCATCCTGCTGGAAAACGGCAATCCGGTGGGTGGGCAGTGGAATTTTGATGCCGAGAACCGCAAACCACCCAGGGAAGGCCTTGATATTCCCGCCCCGCATCACTCGCGACCTGATGACATTACCCGCGATGTGATTGATCTGGTGGAAAAACGGTTTGCACACCATTTTGGCGACGTAAAGCCGTTTCATTTTGCGGTGACGCGCCAGCAGGCGCTCAATGCGCTCGATCAGTTTATCGACCAGCGCCTGTCACAGTTTGGCGATTATCAGGATGCCATGATCCAGGACCAGCCCTGGATGTTTCATTCCCATCTGGCGTTTTATTTGAATTGCGGGCTGTTAATGCCGCTGGAATGTCTTCGCGCGGCGGAAAATGCTTATTATCGGGGCGATGCCCCCCTAAACGCAGTGGAGGGTTTTATCCGCCAGATTTTGGGCTGGCGGGAATATGTGCGCGGTGTTTACTGGCTGAAAATGCCGGGTTACGCCGATGAAAACTTTTTTGAGGCGACCGCGCCCTTGCCGGAATTTTACTGGTCCGCCAACACCAAAATGAACTGCCTGCGCCAATGCGTGCTTGAAACCCGCCAAAACGCCTATGCCCACCATATCCAGCGCCTGATGGTTCTGGGCAATTTTGCCCTGCTGGCCGGTGTTTCGCCGGCGGCGGTCAATGAATGGTTTTTAATTGTTTATGCCGATGCCTATGAATGGGTGGAAATGCCCAATGTTAGCGGCATGATCCTGTTTGCCGATGGCGGCTTTCTTGCCAGCAAACCCTATGCGGCGGGTGGCGGCTATATCAGCAAGATGTCAAACTATTGCGAAAACTGTTCCTATCAGGTCAGCAAGAAGAACGGCCCCAAGGCCTGCCCGTTCAATTACCTCTATTGGGATTTTCTGGCCCGCAACCGCGCCAAACTGGCCGACAACCCGCGCGTGGGCATGATGTATAAAACCTATGACCGCATGGGACAGGATAAAAAACAGGCCATCACCGATGACGCCAACCGCTTTCTCAAAAGCCTGTCATGA
- a CDS encoding deoxyguanosinetriphosphate triphosphohydrolase: MNETAGTKMRWEDLLSAHRLAVRDGSVSLPEGPARPAADGRSPFQIDVDRVIFSSSFRRLQNKTQVHPLSDNDHVHTRLTHTIEVGSVGQSLGLMAGAHIARQLGDNSPVTVADIGYMVQAACLAHDIGNPPFGHSGEDAINEWFKTSRLAKEELTSRLSGPELEDLRHFEGNAQGLRIVSQLEMMRFEGGLNLTYGTLGTFIKYPRATSLSATHTGTYTGLKKPGYYQAERHIAQAIAKVCGLLPHEGLDGAWRRHPLVYLVEAADDICYSVVDLEDGWELGCVTFEEVERALAPIARHPDKYDGDAQQRWETLRGEDWYKQKSENDRIGFLRGKAIGNLVKAAVDAFIAHEDELLAGRLEGDLLANTPLGTDAKYCKKLAVQKIYNAQHVLPIEIAGFEVIHGLLDSFVRAAIDIEEHKNHGKRLPPQADRIDKLLSGKLKEANDLYGRLMRVMDYISGMTDRYAVTLFRKLQGITI, from the coding sequence ATGAACGAGACAGCAGGCACCAAAATGCGCTGGGAAGATTTGTTATCGGCCCACAGGCTTGCTGTTCGTGACGGGAGTGTTTCCCTGCCCGAGGGTCCGGCCCGCCCGGCAGCCGATGGCCGCAGCCCGTTTCAGATTGATGTGGACCGGGTGATTTTTTCATCCTCCTTCCGGCGTCTGCAAAACAAAACCCAGGTTCATCCGCTCTCGGATAACGACCATGTGCATACTCGCCTGACCCACACCATCGAGGTCGGCTCCGTCGGGCAGTCGCTGGGTTTGATGGCGGGGGCGCATATCGCCCGGCAACTGGGCGACAATAGCCCGGTCACGGTGGCCGATATTGGCTATATGGTGCAGGCGGCCTGCCTGGCGCACGATATTGGCAATCCGCCCTTTGGTCATTCCGGCGAGGATGCGATCAATGAATGGTTCAAAACATCGCGCCTGGCAAAGGAAGAGCTGACATCGCGCCTGTCCGGCCCGGAGCTGGAGGATTTGCGCCATTTCGAGGGCAATGCCCAGGGCCTGCGCATTGTCAGCCAGCTTGAAATGATGCGCTTTGAAGGCGGGCTGAACCTGACTTACGGCACGCTGGGGACCTTCATCAAATATCCCCGCGCCACCAGCCTGTCCGCGACGCATACCGGCACTTATACCGGCCTTAAAAAGCCCGGCTATTACCAGGCTGAACGCCATATCGCCCAGGCGATTGCCAAAGTATGCGGCCTTCTGCCCCATGAGGGGCTGGATGGCGCATGGCGGCGTCATCCGCTGGTTTACCTGGTCGAGGCGGCGGACGACATTTGTTATTCGGTCGTGGACCTGGAAGATGGCTGGGAGCTGGGCTGTGTGACGTTCGAGGAAGTTGAACGTGCCCTGGCCCCGATTGCGCGACACCCCGACAAATATGACGGCGATGCCCAACAACGCTGGGAAACCCTGCGCGGCGAGGACTGGTACAAACAGAAATCCGAAAATGACCGCATCGGCTTTTTGCGCGGCAAGGCGATTGGCAATCTGGTCAAGGCGGCGGTTGATGCCTTTATCGCCCATGAGGATGAATTGCTGGCCGGAAGGCTTGAGGGCGACCTTCTGGCAAATACGCCGCTGGGGACGGATGCCAAATATTGCAAAAAGCTGGCGGTGCAGAAAATCTATAACGCCCAGCATGTCCTGCCGATTGAAATTGCCGGGTTCGAGGTTATTCACGGCCTGCTCGACAGTTTTGTGCGGGCTGCCATTGATATTGAAGAACATAAAAACCACGGCAAACGCCTGCCGCCACAGGCAGACCGCATCGACAAACTGCTATCGGGCAAGCTCAAGGAAGCCAACGACCTTTATGGCCGCCTGATGCGGGTGATGGATTATATTTCCGGCATGACAGACCGCTATGCCGTCACCCTGTTTCGCAAATTACAGGGCATCACGATCTAG
- the gor gene encoding glutathione-disulfide reductase yields the protein MSDYDYDLFVIGAGSGGVRAARVASGYGAKVAIAEESRVGGTCVIRGCVPKKLLVYGAHFAEDFEDASAYGWTLPGEPTFSWQTLIANKDKEIDRLNGIYHKLLAGSDVALFEDRAVFKDAHTLQVGDKTVTAERILIAVGGHPTVPDIPGIEYAITSNEAFHLEDQPKRIAIVGGGYIAVEFAGIFAGLGSDVSLLYRGDQILRGFDRDIRDHLAAEIIKKGIDLQVETNVSAIEKQADGRLKLTLTTGSDMVVDAVMFATGRAPNTAGLGLDAAGVKTDHKGAVIITKGLQTNIDNIYAVGDVTDRVQLTPVAIKEGMAFADTVYGGKPWHMTYQAIPTAVFSQPPVGTVGLSEQEARAKGCDVEIYRSTFKPMRHTLSGRDEKTLMKLIVDKTTDVVLGAHMVGPDAAEIIQGIGIAVRLGATKAQFDQTVAVHPSAAEEFVTMRTPVGG from the coding sequence ATGTCAGACTATGATTATGATCTGTTTGTGATCGGGGCCGGGTCGGGCGGTGTGCGCGCAGCCCGTGTAGCCTCGGGCTATGGCGCAAAGGTTGCGATTGCCGAAGAAAGCCGGGTGGGTGGCACCTGTGTCATTCGCGGTTGTGTGCCGAAAAAACTGCTGGTCTACGGTGCCCATTTCGCCGAGGATTTCGAGGATGCCTCCGCCTATGGCTGGACACTGCCCGGCGAACCAACCTTTAGCTGGCAAACCCTGATTGCCAATAAGGACAAGGAAATTGACCGCTTAAACGGCATTTATCACAAATTGCTGGCCGGGTCCGACGTGGCCCTGTTTGAAGACCGTGCCGTGTTCAAGGATGCCCATACCCTTCAGGTTGGCGATAAAACCGTTACCGCCGAACGTATTTTGATTGCGGTGGGTGGTCATCCCACCGTGCCCGATATTCCCGGCATCGAATATGCCATCACATCAAACGAAGCCTTCCACCTGGAAGACCAACCCAAGCGCATCGCCATTGTCGGCGGCGGCTATATTGCGGTGGAATTTGCCGGTATTTTTGCCGGTCTGGGGTCGGACGTGTCGCTGCTCTATCGCGGGGATCAGATTTTGCGGGGCTTTGATCGCGACATTCGCGACCATCTGGCCGCCGAAATCATTAAAAAGGGCATCGACCTTCAGGTTGAAACCAATGTTAGCGCGATTGAAAAACAGGCCGATGGCCGCCTGAAACTGACCCTGACGACAGGCAGCGACATGGTGGTTGATGCCGTGATGTTTGCCACTGGCCGTGCGCCCAATACGGCGGGCCTGGGGCTGGATGCCGCCGGGGTAAAAACCGACCACAAGGGTGCGGTTATCATCACCAAGGGCCTGCAAACCAACATCGATAACATCTATGCCGTGGGCGATGTGACCGACCGGGTGCAGCTCACCCCGGTTGCGATCAAGGAAGGCATGGCCTTTGCCGATACGGTTTATGGCGGCAAGCCCTGGCACATGACCTATCAGGCCATCCCGACAGCGGTCTTTTCCCAGCCCCCCGTTGGCACCGTGGGCTTAAGCGAGCAGGAAGCCCGCGCCAAGGGCTGCGATGTCGAAATTTACCGCTCTACCTTCAAGCCCATGCGCCACACCCTTTCCGGGCGCGATGAAAAGACCCTGATGAAGCTGATCGTCGATAAAACCACCGATGTGGTTTTGGGCGCCCACATGGTCGGCCCCGATGCCGCCGAAATCATTCAGGGCATCGGCATTGCCGTGCGTTTGGGCGCCACCAAAGCCCAGTTCGACCAAACCGTCGCCGTCCACCCCTCGGCCGCCGAGGAATTTGTGACGATGCGCACACCGGTTGGCGGTTGA
- a CDS encoding ATP-binding protein — protein MQQSDLFYDERFLESWAGSIISVPSTALVELVANSWDAYATKVDIICSNYKNNQHFSIVDNGRGMTREEFEFIWKTMSYNRLAHGGDSVLPPAGQTGNPRSVFGRNGKGRFAAFCFSDAYIVKSAKDGEEFVCRVSRTPSNPLVVEDLSKKSSGVQWRGTEIRGVGKIHQLKFSEDDAREIIGGRFLANPSFEVFVNKKRVTFSDLSSEFLRTLKVDVPGYGEIEIIHIDARQADKTTKQHGIAWWVSGRAVGECRWSGSDLERILDGRTNEAKRFTFIVKADFLKDFSAVEADWSGFVEYNQAWLATRDIAQRKIKEIIDGVNFAEKDARKNSVIEKIGSDVGRLAPLSRDRVSRFVNEVVDQCPSLREQDVVHLSSILANLERSTSQYGLLELLHDQDPNDLDALHDILTRWSVGMAKIVLDEIQTRLKIIHELKEKVQINRVDEVHELQPLFEKGLWMFGPQFESIEFTSNKGMTTVIREVFKDKHTKGNRSRPDFVIRFDSSVGFYSRNSYDDDYNENGVGHLVVVDLKTTGLALGSSEKDQVWKYIKELKKKGKIQLGTKVDGFILGTEIESGEGEVTRHGDNVRVTPMLYDTVLARAETRLLNLYAKVKDAPFLAEHASEIETFDQEVAKKQERLKV, from the coding sequence ATGCAGCAGTCTGATTTATTTTATGACGAGAGATTTCTTGAGAGTTGGGCTGGTTCTATTATTTCTGTTCCAAGTACAGCTTTGGTCGAGTTGGTGGCTAATTCTTGGGATGCGTATGCTACTAAAGTTGATATTATTTGTTCGAACTATAAAAATAATCAACATTTCTCTATTGTTGATAATGGAAGAGGGATGACCAGGGAGGAGTTTGAGTTCATCTGGAAGACTATGTCTTACAACCGTTTAGCTCATGGAGGGGATTCGGTCTTGCCTCCAGCTGGGCAGACTGGAAATCCTCGGTCGGTTTTTGGTCGAAATGGCAAAGGGCGTTTTGCGGCATTTTGCTTTTCTGACGCTTATATTGTTAAGTCAGCAAAAGATGGGGAAGAGTTTGTCTGTCGTGTTTCTCGAACCCCTAGCAACCCTTTGGTTGTTGAGGATCTGAGTAAAAAGTCCTCAGGAGTTCAATGGAGAGGTACTGAAATACGAGGTGTTGGAAAGATTCATCAACTAAAATTTTCTGAAGATGATGCGAGGGAAATAATAGGTGGTAGGTTCCTCGCAAACCCAAGTTTTGAGGTTTTTGTAAATAAAAAAAGAGTTACTTTTTCAGATTTATCCTCAGAATTTTTAAGGACGTTGAAGGTCGATGTTCCTGGATATGGTGAAATTGAAATTATTCATATAGATGCTAGGCAGGCTGACAAAACAACGAAACAACATGGAATAGCTTGGTGGGTTTCTGGTCGTGCGGTAGGCGAATGTCGATGGAGTGGAAGTGATCTTGAGCGTATTTTAGATGGTAGGACTAACGAGGCAAAAAGGTTTACTTTTATTGTTAAGGCAGATTTTTTGAAGGATTTTTCTGCGGTTGAAGCAGATTGGTCTGGTTTTGTTGAGTATAACCAAGCATGGTTGGCAACGCGGGATATTGCTCAAAGAAAAATTAAAGAGATTATTGATGGGGTGAATTTTGCAGAGAAAGACGCACGAAAAAATTCTGTGATTGAAAAAATCGGTAGTGATGTTGGTCGACTTGCCCCACTGAGTAGGGACCGTGTTTCAAGATTTGTGAATGAAGTTGTTGATCAGTGTCCGAGTTTGCGAGAACAGGATGTTGTTCATTTGAGTTCTATATTGGCAAATCTTGAAAGAAGCACTTCTCAGTACGGATTGCTTGAGCTTTTGCATGACCAAGACCCCAATGATTTGGATGCGCTGCATGACATTCTTACTAGATGGTCAGTTGGTATGGCCAAAATTGTTTTGGATGAAATTCAAACTCGTTTAAAAATAATTCATGAATTAAAAGAGAAAGTTCAAATAAATAGGGTTGATGAGGTCCACGAGTTGCAGCCGTTGTTCGAGAAGGGGCTTTGGATGTTTGGGCCTCAGTTTGAGTCTATTGAATTCACGTCGAATAAAGGTATGACTACCGTTATTAGGGAAGTTTTTAAGGACAAGCATACTAAAGGAAACAGGTCGAGGCCTGATTTTGTAATTAGATTTGATTCCAGTGTTGGTTTTTACTCTCGGAATTCTTATGATGATGATTATAATGAGAACGGCGTTGGGCATCTGGTTGTTGTCGATTTGAAGACGACGGGTCTTGCTCTTGGGAGTTCGGAAAAAGATCAAGTTTGGAAATATATAAAAGAATTAAAGAAAAAAGGAAAGATTCAGCTTGGAACTAAAGTGGATGGTTTCATTCTTGGTACAGAAATAGAAAGTGGTGAAGGCGAGGTTACTCGGCATGGTGATAATGTTCGAGTTACTCCAATGCTTTATGATACAGTTCTAGCGAGGGCTGAAACAAGACTTTTGAATCTTTATGCTAAAGTTAAGGACGCACCTTTTTTAGCTGAACACGCAAGTGAGATTGAAACGTTCGATCAAGAAGTTGCAAAAAAACAGGAGCGTTTAAAGGTTTGA
- a CDS encoding Lrp/AsnC family transcriptional regulator, with translation MEQPLDRIDQKILRLLQSDGRMGNAEIAKRVNVSPATCHRRIQRLFDDGYISSVRAMIDPKKVERGALVMLGVVLDRSTPESFAEFENACRKLPFILDCHLVAGDFDYFLKIRVSDMANFNHLHGDQLIALPGIRQTRTFFVMKEVVDNAPLAF, from the coding sequence ATGGAACAGCCGCTCGACCGCATCGACCAGAAAATTCTCCGTCTGCTTCAAAGCGATGGCCGCATGGGCAATGCCGAAATCGCCAAGCGCGTCAATGTCAGCCCCGCCACCTGCCACCGCCGCATTCAACGGCTGTTTGATGACGGCTATATCAGTTCCGTTCGCGCCATGATTGATCCGAAAAAGGTGGAACGCGGTGCGCTTGTGATGCTCGGCGTGGTGCTGGACCGCTCCACCCCCGAAAGTTTCGCCGAATTTGAAAATGCCTGCCGCAAACTGCCCTTCATCCTCGACTGCCATCTGGTCGCGGGCGATTTCGACTATTTCCTGAAAATCCGCGTCAGCGACATGGCAAATTTCAACCACCTGCACGGCGACCAACTCATCGCCCTGCCCGGCATCCGCCAAACCCGCACGTTTTTCGTAATGAAAGAGGTGGTGGATAATGCGCCGTTGGCGTTTTGA
- a CDS encoding 1-aminocyclopropane-1-carboxylate deaminase has protein sequence MNLGKFEKYSLTFGPTPIEALPRLSAHLGGDVELYAKREDCNSGLAFGGNKVRKMEYIIPDAIKSGADTLVTIGGVQSNHTRQVAAIAAKIGMKCRLVQESWVPFNDAVYDRVGNILMSRVMGAEIELVDEGFDIGIRESWEAALEDVKAKGGKPYPIPAGASVHKYGGLGFVGFAEEVRAQEAELGFEFDYIVVCTVTGSTHAGMVVGFAADGRANKVVGIDASATPEQTRAQVLAIAEKTADLVELEGGVSDADITLINDYAYPAYGVPSDETNDAIRLAARTEGMMTDPVYEGKSMQGMIDLVKKGYFPKGSKVLYAHLGGVPAINGYSYLYRNG, from the coding sequence ATGAATCTCGGCAAGTTTGAAAAATACAGCCTGACTTTCGGCCCGACCCCGATTGAGGCCCTGCCGCGCCTATCCGCGCATTTGGGTGGGGATGTGGAACTTTATGCCAAGCGCGAGGATTGCAATTCCGGCCTGGCCTTTGGCGGTAACAAAGTCCGCAAGATGGAATATATCATTCCTGATGCCATTAAATCCGGGGCTGATACGCTGGTGACGATTGGCGGTGTGCAGTCCAACCATACCCGCCAGGTCGCGGCAATTGCCGCCAAAATTGGCATGAAATGCCGCCTGGTGCAGGAAAGCTGGGTACCGTTTAACGATGCGGTTTATGACCGCGTTGGCAATATCCTGATGAGCCGCGTCATGGGGGCCGAGATCGAGCTGGTTGATGAAGGCTTTGACATTGGCATTCGCGAAAGCTGGGAAGCCGCCCTTGAAGATGTGAAGGCCAAAGGTGGCAAGCCTTATCCGATCCCCGCGGGCGCATCGGTGCATAAATATGGCGGGCTGGGTTTTGTCGGCTTTGCCGAGGAAGTCCGCGCTCAGGAAGCCGAACTGGGCTTTGAATTTGACTATATCGTGGTCTGCACCGTGACCGGTTCGACCCATGCCGGGATGGTTGTGGGTTTTGCTGCCGATGGCCGCGCCAACAAGGTTGTGGGTATTGATGCTTCGGCAACGCCAGAGCAAACCCGTGCGCAGGTTTTGGCCATTGCCGAAAAAACCGCCGATCTGGTGGAACTAGAAGGCGGCGTTTCGGATGCGGATATTACCCTGATCAATGATTATGCCTATCCGGCTTATGGGGTGCCTTCAGATGAAACCAACGACGCCATCCGTTTGGCCGCGCGCACCGAAGGCATGATGACCGACCCGGTTTACGAAGGCAAATCGATGCAGGGCATGATCGATCTGGTCAAAAAGGGCTATTTCCCCAAAGGATCAAAGGTTTTGTACGCCCATCTGGGCGGTGTACCGGCGATTAACGGCTATAGTTATCTCTATCGCAACGGCTGA